One genomic window of Helicobacter kayseriensis includes the following:
- the dnaA gene encoding chromosomal replication initiator protein DnaA translates to MIGNDILKKLKDKISLEEYEHYISKLKFDENASKSDLKVFSAPNIFLANWINNKYSQEIAFLFEEHLQTKPEIKIIVESKKEDVKTSTLQQIQKKTITKTFLNPSYTFSSFVVGDSNKLAFEVSKIIAQTQAKKYNPVLLYGGTGLGKTHLLNAIGNEVANKGKNVIYVTAEQFLNDYMVRINNNTMDRFREKYRNCDYLLIDDVQFFGGKEKIQEEFFHTFNELHNSFKQIVMTSDKAPKKILGLEERLKSRFEWGFCADIIPPEFETKIAIIQQKCQINGIHIDEETIHFLASHINDNIRQIEGILIKLNVQASIMGQDITLKMAKNAIKESLEENNENITLENIIKMVSKALNIKPSEIKSKSRTKKVAEARRFVIYLARSLTPNSMPVLAKELNMKDHSAISKAYKKMQEETEENLHTKAIIDEIKTKIQEEQTKKDL, encoded by the coding sequence ATGATAGGAAATGATATATTAAAAAAACTTAAAGACAAGATAAGTCTTGAAGAATATGAACATTATATTTCTAAACTCAAATTTGATGAAAATGCCTCAAAATCGGATCTTAAAGTTTTCAGTGCTCCAAATATCTTTTTAGCAAATTGGATTAATAATAAGTATTCTCAAGAGATTGCTTTTCTTTTTGAAGAACATCTTCAAACTAAACCAGAAATCAAAATAATCGTTGAATCTAAAAAAGAAGATGTGAAAACTTCAACACTTCAACAAATCCAAAAAAAAACTATTACAAAAACCTTTCTTAATCCCTCTTATACTTTTTCTTCTTTTGTTGTAGGAGATAGCAATAAACTTGCTTTTGAAGTATCTAAAATCATCGCTCAAACCCAAGCCAAAAAATATAATCCTGTGCTTTTGTATGGGGGAACAGGTTTGGGCAAAACTCATCTTCTCAATGCCATTGGAAATGAAGTTGCAAATAAAGGCAAAAATGTTATTTATGTCACTGCAGAGCAATTTTTAAATGATTATATGGTCAGAATCAATAACAATACGATGGATCGATTCCGTGAAAAATATAGAAATTGTGATTATTTATTGATTGATGATGTGCAATTTTTTGGTGGAAAAGAAAAGATTCAAGAAGAATTTTTTCACACTTTCAATGAGTTACATAACAGTTTTAAACAAATTGTGATGACAAGTGATAAAGCTCCCAAAAAAATCCTTGGACTTGAAGAAAGACTTAAAAGTCGCTTTGAATGGGGATTTTGTGCAGATATTATTCCTCCAGAATTTGAAACAAAAATTGCCATCATTCAGCAAAAATGTCAAATCAATGGAATCCATATCGATGAAGAAACGATACATTTTTTAGCTTCACATATCAATGATAATATTCGTCAAATCGAAGGAATTCTTATCAAACTTAATGTTCAAGCTTCTATTATGGGACAAGATATCACCCTCAAAATGGCAAAAAATGCAATCAAAGAATCATTAGAAGAAAACAACGAAAATATTACACTCGAAAACATCATCAAAATGGTTTCAAAAGCTCTCAATATCAAACCCTCAGAAATTAAAAGTAAAAGTCGCACCAAAAAAGTTGCTGAAGCTAGACGTTTTGTAATTTATCTTGCACGATCATTGACGCCAAACTCAATGCCCGTCTTAGCAAAAGAACTCAATATGAAAGATCATAGTGCTATTTCAAAAGCCTATAAAAAAATGCAAGAAGAAACTGAAGAAAATCTTCACACAAAAGCAATTATTGATGAAATCAAAACAAAAATTCAAGAAGAGCAAACTAAGAAAGATCTTTGA
- the ruvC gene encoding crossover junction endodeoxyribonuclease RuvC: MNILGIDPGSRNCGYAILNFENQKMKLLEAGFIKIKERELQAQILEFVEGIDLVLKHQKIDQVAIESIFYAYNPQTVIKLAQFRGALSLKILQEIGNFYEYTPLQVKKALTGKAKADKIQVAFMVKKLLGITKEIKPLDITDAIAVGITHIQRLKFQGGNK; the protein is encoded by the coding sequence GTGAATATTTTAGGCATTGATCCTGGAAGTCGGAATTGTGGATATGCGATTTTAAATTTTGAGAATCAAAAAATGAAACTTCTTGAAGCAGGATTTATAAAAATCAAAGAACGAGAATTACAAGCTCAAATTTTAGAATTTGTAGAAGGTATTGATTTGGTACTCAAACACCAAAAAATTGATCAAGTTGCAATTGAAAGTATTTTTTATGCATATAACCCTCAAACTGTGATTAAATTGGCTCAGTTTCGTGGGGCATTGAGTTTAAAAATTTTGCAAGAGATTGGGAATTTTTATGAATATACTCCATTGCAAGTTAAAAAGGCTCTTACAGGAAAAGCCAAAGCCGATAAGATACAGGTAGCTTTTATGGTAAAAAAACTTTTAGGAATCACAAAAGAGATTAAACCTTTGGATATTACTGATGCAATTGCTGTGGGAATCACTCATATTCAAAGATTAAAATTTCAAGGAGGTAACAAATGA
- the dnaN gene encoding DNA polymerase III subunit beta: MKISIFKNTLEIVLNNFQSFLDKRDFSQITSHIFFKTIDNKLLLRATDYEIGIQAHIDIFKIEEEGQGTVSGKQILEIIKRLKDDKEIFLIADHENLTIKQGKSQFKLPMFNSDEFPNFPVYNTDTKIQIPSHQFIEAIKKINPAVGTNNPKIELNGALLDIKEYMINFVATDTRRLALMKYETQSINTLSIIIPKKALNEIQKLCADDFEIYHNENQLIIQTGIYTFSTKLTNGRFPDYERIIPKSFTHILELPKNDFVSAIRIINSVSQEIKMTFKANEILFESMSSENSQGSTQCEIQTNFENEFSIGINSKNLLDFLAQVHDETFTLCLNESNNPFMVKSENFSTIIMPIVL, translated from the coding sequence ATGAAAATCTCAATCTTTAAAAACACTCTTGAAATAGTCTTAAACAATTTTCAATCTTTTTTAGATAAAAGAGATTTTTCTCAAATCACATCTCATATCTTTTTTAAAACTATTGATAATAAACTTCTCTTAAGAGCAACTGATTATGAAATCGGGATTCAAGCTCATATTGATATTTTCAAGATTGAAGAAGAAGGACAAGGAACAGTTAGTGGAAAACAAATTTTAGAAATTATTAAACGCTTAAAAGATGATAAAGAAATCTTTCTTATTGCAGATCATGAAAATCTCACAATCAAACAAGGAAAAAGCCAATTTAAACTTCCTATGTTTAATTCTGATGAATTTCCAAATTTTCCAGTTTATAACACAGATACAAAAATTCAGATTCCATCTCATCAATTCATTGAAGCAATTAAAAAAATCAATCCTGCTGTTGGCACAAATAATCCAAAAATCGAACTCAATGGAGCTTTACTTGATATCAAAGAATATATGATTAATTTTGTTGCAACTGATACAAGAAGACTAGCATTGATGAAATATGAAACACAATCAATTAATACTCTCTCAATCATCATTCCTAAAAAAGCACTAAATGAAATTCAAAAACTTTGTGCTGATGATTTTGAAATTTATCATAATGAAAATCAACTCATTATCCAAACAGGAATTTATACATTTTCAACCAAACTTACAAATGGACGATTCCCTGATTATGAGCGTATTATTCCAAAATCATTTACTCATATTTTAGAGCTTCCTAAAAATGACTTTGTAAGTGCAATTCGCATTATTAATTCTGTCTCTCAAGAAATAAAAATGACCTTTAAAGCCAATGAAATCCTTTTTGAAAGTATGAGTAGTGAAAATTCTCAAGGAAGTACACAATGTGAAATACAAACAAATTTTGAAAATGAATTTAGCATTGGAATCAATTCTAAAAATTTACTTGATTTTCTAGCTCAAGTGCATGATGAAACTTTTACACTTTGTTTAAATGAATCAAATAATCCTTTTATGGTCAAAAGTGAAAATTTTTCAACCATCATTATGCCAATTGTTTTATAA
- a CDS encoding virulence RhuM family protein, with product MDNILIYHTQDGKVKVELYEFGQSVWLTQELIAKLFDTSKQNVSLHIQNIFEDAELREDLVVKENLTTAKDGKQYKVKFYSLEMILAIGFRVRSKRGLQFRKWANENLQTYLQKGFLIDTERLKNPNGRTDYFDELLERIREIRASEMRFYQKVRDLFALSSDYDSNDKATQMFFAQIQNKLLYAITEKTASELICERADHSKPNMGLSAWKGSVVRKGDIIIAKNYLNADELDRLNRLVNVFLESAELRVKEEKDLTLSFWKKNVDRLLEFQGKKVLEGNGNISKEEMEKLVYEEYEIFDALRKEEAKLLAQKKDEKELEDLAKELAKNI from the coding sequence ATGGATAATATTCTTATTTATCACACTCAAGATGGCAAGGTCAAAGTTGAGCTTTATGAATTTGGACAAAGTGTCTGGCTTACACAAGAGTTGATCGCCAAACTTTTTGACACCTCTAAACAAAATGTCTCTTTACATATTCAAAATATCTTTGAAGACGCGGAATTAAGGGAAGATTTAGTTGTCAAAGAAAACTTGACAACTGCCAAAGATGGAAAGCAATACAAAGTTAAGTTTTATTCTTTGGAAATGATTTTAGCGATTGGGTTTCGCGTTAGAAGTAAAAGAGGTTTGCAATTTCGCAAATGGGCAAATGAAAATCTCCAAACCTATCTCCAAAAGGGTTTTTTGATCGATACAGAGAGGTTAAAAAATCCCAATGGACGCACAGATTATTTTGATGAACTTTTGGAGCGTATTCGTGAGATTCGTGCTTCAGAAATGCGGTTTTATCAAAAAGTGCGTGATCTTTTTGCATTAAGTAGTGATTATGATTCAAATGATAAAGCGACACAAATGTTTTTTGCACAAATTCAAAATAAGCTTCTTTATGCAATTACAGAAAAAACAGCAAGTGAATTGATTTGTGAGCGAGCGGATCATTCTAAACCGAATATGGGATTAAGTGCATGGAAAGGAAGTGTAGTGCGAAAGGGGGACATTATCATCGCCAAAAACTATCTCAATGCCGATGAACTTGATCGTCTTAATCGCTTAGTCAATGTTTTCTTAGAATCTGCAGAGCTTAGAGTAAAAGAAGAAAAAGATCTGACACTTTCTTTTTGGAAAAAGAATGTAGATAGGCTTTTGGAATTTCAGGGCAAAAAGGTTTTGGAGGGGAATGGAAATATAAGCAAAGAAGAGATGGAAAAACTTGTTTATGAAGAATATGAGATTTTTGATGCTCTTAGAAAAGAAGAAGCCAAACTCTTGGCTCAAAAAAAAGATGAAAAAGAATTAGAAGATTTGGCAAAGGAATTAGCAAAAAATATTTGA
- a CDS encoding phosphoribosyltransferase, translating into MQYYPYDEFLKDARTLFEKIDSQIGKPDAIIAIARGGLTLAHMLSLRWNLREVYSLNAISYDGNKQQELIIKNVPNINKDFKKVLIVDEIVDSGKSLHKIMEILREENADIKFYSAVVFQKQNAQIKADFFIREPQDWIDFFWERDMF; encoded by the coding sequence ATGCAGTATTACCCCTATGATGAGTTTTTAAAAGATGCTCGTACTTTATTTGAAAAAATTGATTCTCAAATTGGAAAACCCGATGCCATTATCGCGATTGCTAGGGGGGGTCTTACTCTTGCACATATGTTATCTTTGAGATGGAATCTTCGAGAAGTTTATTCACTCAATGCAATTTCTTATGATGGAAACAAACAGCAAGAGCTCATTATCAAAAATGTTCCTAATATCAACAAAGACTTTAAGAAGGTTTTGATTGTTGATGAGATTGTTGATAGCGGAAAAAGTTTGCACAAAATTATGGAAATCCTAAGAGAGGAAAATGCGGATATCAAATTTTACTCAGCAGTTGTATTTCAAAAACAAAATGCCCAAATTAAAGCTGACTTTTTTATCAGAGAACCCCAAGATTGGATTGACTTCTTTTGGGAAAGAGATATGTTCTAA
- the thyX gene encoding FAD-dependent thymidylate synthase, whose protein sequence is MRISLLFHTPLSICVQAGRTCWQSQERGGCYTIPTDEIIQADKDFLDRILNKHKHGSVAEHLTYNFAIEGISRACLQELARHRHASLSVKSSRYTLKELKSEEDVVKNASKYLVMSGNQQVDEFSIQALKNLQTLLLEGISNDLAKYAMPESYKTSLAWSVNARALQNFLILRSSKAALWEIRELAFALFEALPKEHRFLFEGVMNNEGEEK, encoded by the coding sequence ATGAGGATTTCATTACTTTTTCATACACCACTTTCAATTTGTGTGCAAGCTGGACGCACTTGTTGGCAATCTCAAGAAAGAGGAGGATGCTATACAATTCCTACAGATGAGATTATTCAAGCAGATAAAGATTTTCTTGATCGCATTTTAAATAAACATAAGCATGGATCTGTAGCCGAACATCTTACATATAACTTTGCAATTGAGGGAATCTCTAGGGCGTGTTTGCAAGAACTCGCACGCCATCGTCATGCTTCTCTTTCTGTCAAATCCTCCCGCTATACACTTAAAGAACTTAAAAGTGAAGAAGATGTTGTAAAAAATGCTTCTAAATATTTAGTTATGAGTGGGAATCAACAAGTAGATGAATTTTCTATTCAAGCACTTAAAAATCTCCAAACTCTTCTTCTTGAGGGAATCTCAAATGATCTAGCTAAATATGCAATGCCTGAGTCTTACAAAACTTCTCTAGCTTGGAGTGTGAATGCAAGAGCGTTGCAAAACTTCCTTATTCTAAGAAGTTCAAAAGCAGCATTATGGGAAATCAGAGAACTTGCTTTTGCTTTGTTTGAGGCATTGCCAAAAGAGCATCGATTCTTATTTGAAGGAGTAATGAATAATGAAGGTGAAGAAAAATAA
- a CDS encoding nucleoside 5-triphosphatase RdgB (dHAPTP, dITP,XTP-specific), whose protein sequence is MADAPDFQQNNHIAIIDIKGNAHIIYQSIVSKNLIQAAIYLAVRHAIEATWINDRDQFYAPNLLWEEDKEFQSDCLAFTLFHGQNKISSQNGTNHFIPFTESEVGAKSAFESDFMTRFMRGKVKLDTSSDSLFGSEGMSEKLEFSPEAKAVFEAGREVFAYYHAQDFSTKPYNVNASLYDIKEFFQGRNAKGVMNPPNKAEDSHYKVLIATLTESLNTLAKKLEPKIYEYGFLRE, encoded by the coding sequence ATGGCAGATGCTCCAGATTTTCAGCAGAATAATCATATTGCCATTATTGATATCAAAGGAAATGCGCATATTATTTATCAATCGATTGTTTCAAAAAATTTAATTCAAGCAGCTATATATCTTGCTGTTCGCCACGCAATAGAAGCAACTTGGATCAATGACAGAGATCAATTTTATGCTCCAAATTTATTATGGGAAGAGGACAAGGAATTTCAAAGTGATTGTTTGGCTTTCACTCTTTTTCACGGACAAAACAAAATCTCAAGTCAAAATGGGACAAACCACTTTATTCCCTTTACAGAATCTGAAGTAGGGGCAAAAAGTGCATTTGAAAGCGATTTTATGACTCGTTTTATGCGTGGCAAAGTCAAGCTAGACACTAGCTCGGATTCTCTTTTTGGAAGTGAGGGAATGAGCGAGAAGCTAGAGTTTAGCCCTGAAGCTAAGGCAGTGTTTGAAGCAGGGAGAGAGGTTTTTGCCTACTATCACGCCCAAGACTTCAGCACCAAGCCCTATAATGTCAATGCCTCACTTTATGACATCAAAGAGTTTTTTCAAGGAAGGAATGCAAAAGGAGTGATGAATCCCCCAAACAAAGCAGAAGATTCTCACTACAAAGTCCTCATCGCCACTCTCACAGAATCTCTTAACACCCTAGCTAAAAAATTAGAGCCAAAGATTTATGAGTATGGATTTTTGAGGGAGTAG
- a CDS encoding hydrogenase small subunit — protein MEEIIKQRLQTLKHTYMNPREFNDQEKEWIKSAINLLGLPKEHLESYYEILSYSRLKVIWLHMEECSGCSESILMSSDFSFERFVIDFMQIQYHDMLMANSGHQTKQTLKDCIGHDPYILIVEGSVSEEGDMFLTLGAEAHSGAHECRELAENAKFIVAVGSCSSFGGIQVAHPNPTKAKPLSEIIHKPTINIAGCPPSDTNICTTLLYLAIMGETPPLDELHRPIWSHGKTVHDLCERKGAFGAGEFVQEFGDEGSKLGYCLYKVGCRGPYVYNNCGKVKFNSKMSWPIQAGHGCIGCSEPNFWDNMGKFENPMGNNIPKLKEGKEYLPKLASYTKIPKIYSLEEFKQYSQNENLNHALLIKLDYEKNTLLYSYKDSECKQIDGFSFESNPRILFDTLATKTKIGGKLASNYFKAFPSKETFIQTLSQESKISGNLCDMFSVVCMLLGEDRIYSNAELVSLAEQFIHNYGSKYAMKFKTDSEGKYNVDFSKFLNPVFSYAVGGLDLYGICYGVIDSYAESFGEIANEYEHIILCGDVFSVTPNLFTQKFLQYGRTKRFYLALGE, from the coding sequence ATGGAAGAAATCATCAAACAACGCTTACAAACTTTGAAACATACCTATATGAATCCAAGAGAATTTAATGATCAAGAAAAAGAATGGATTAAAAGTGCTATCAATCTTTTGGGGCTTCCTAAAGAGCATTTAGAATCATATTATGAGATTTTAAGTTATTCTCGTCTGAAAGTTATTTGGCTTCATATGGAAGAGTGCTCAGGATGTAGTGAAAGTATTTTGATGTCTTCTGATTTTAGTTTTGAGCGATTTGTTATTGATTTTATGCAGATTCAATATCACGATATGCTTATGGCCAATAGTGGTCATCAAACCAAACAAACACTCAAAGATTGTATCGGTCATGATCCTTATATTCTTATCGTAGAAGGAAGTGTTTCAGAAGAGGGGGATATGTTTCTTACACTTGGGGCTGAAGCTCATAGTGGAGCTCACGAATGTAGAGAGCTTGCTGAAAATGCCAAATTTATCGTTGCCGTAGGGTCTTGTTCTTCTTTTGGTGGAATCCAAGTCGCTCATCCCAATCCAACCAAAGCCAAACCTCTCTCAGAAATTATTCACAAGCCTACAATCAATATTGCTGGATGTCCTCCGAGTGATACTAATATCTGTACAACTTTACTTTATCTTGCAATTATGGGAGAAACACCTCCTCTTGATGAGCTTCATCGTCCTATATGGTCCCATGGGAAAACTGTGCATGATTTATGCGAACGCAAAGGAGCATTTGGAGCAGGAGAGTTTGTCCAAGAATTTGGAGATGAAGGATCAAAACTAGGCTATTGCCTTTATAAAGTCGGATGTCGTGGTCCTTATGTTTATAATAATTGTGGAAAAGTCAAATTTAATTCCAAAATGAGCTGGCCTATTCAAGCAGGACATGGATGCATCGGCTGTAGTGAGCCAAATTTCTGGGATAATATGGGAAAATTTGAAAATCCTATGGGGAATAACATTCCCAAACTAAAAGAAGGCAAAGAATATCTTCCAAAACTCGCAAGCTACACCAAAATACCAAAAATCTATTCTCTTGAAGAATTTAAACAATACTCTCAAAATGAAAATCTCAATCATGCCCTCTTAATCAAACTTGATTATGAAAAAAACACACTTCTATATTCTTATAAAGATAGTGAATGCAAGCAAATTGATGGATTTAGCTTTGAATCAAATCCTAGAATATTATTTGACACACTCGCAACCAAAACAAAAATTGGTGGAAAACTTGCCTCTAACTATTTCAAAGCTTTTCCAAGTAAAGAAACCTTTATCCAAACTCTCAGCCAAGAAAGCAAAATAAGTGGAAATCTTTGCGATATGTTTAGCGTGGTTTGCATGCTTTTGGGAGAGGATAGAATCTATTCAAATGCTGAATTGGTCAGCCTTGCAGAGCAATTTATCCACAACTATGGAAGCAAATATGCGATGAAATTTAAGACAGATTCTGAAGGAAAATACAATGTGGATTTTTCCAAATTCCTAAATCCTGTGTTCTCCTATGCTGTAGGTGGGCTTGATCTTTATGGAATCTGTTATGGAGTGATTGATAGCTATGCTGAGAGCTTTGGAGAGATTGCAAATGAATATGAACATATTATTTTGTGCGGAGATGTCTTTAGTGTTACACCCAATCTTTTCACACAAAAATTTCTTCAATACGGGAGAACAAAGAGATTTTACTTGGCTTTGGGGGAATAG
- a CDS encoding KAP family P-loop NTPase fold protein: MSDIFKNDKLGREPAICSLTSLIESDFELNVLAVNASWGMGKTTFIEMWHKYLVSKGIPSLYFSAWEDDCSSEPLIAILGEIQGYIKKNEDIEKTVEKGLEKVVKKIAKIGVKGSWELAKGYMQQKFGTGYEEVIKIACDEFEKSVKNYPKEKSLLEKIKEDIKKVFQDITDKKFVIFIDELDRCRPLYAIELLERVKHLFGTSGVVFVLSIDKEQLGESIKSQYGNIDTNQYLKRFFDLEYHLSIDHQSKYQQFLYESIKRDIPYNLRTDEINLALIEIISNYKNLTLRELKQFFDQIRIVIPLNRDIYNGAFAMQVLIVLVLTEVEKLNKSEYEKISYDLTNKYREYSQNKNSKILEILDKQFDLIFRQVDLVRNNSNNYLENEEGYFEVVSKIYQGVRFLENFAK, from the coding sequence ATGAGTGATATTTTTAAAAACGATAAATTAGGGAGAGAACCTGCAATTTGTTCTCTAACCTCGCTAATAGAGAGTGATTTTGAACTCAATGTTTTGGCAGTCAATGCTTCGTGGGGTATGGGAAAAACTACTTTTATAGAAATGTGGCACAAGTATCTTGTGAGCAAAGGGATTCCAAGTTTATATTTTAGTGCGTGGGAAGATGATTGCTCTAGTGAGCCTTTGATTGCGATTTTGGGGGAGATTCAGGGCTATATCAAGAAAAATGAGGATATTGAGAAAACAGTTGAAAAAGGGTTGGAAAAAGTAGTTAAAAAGATAGCCAAAATTGGAGTCAAGGGAAGTTGGGAATTGGCAAAAGGCTATATGCAACAAAAATTTGGTACAGGATATGAGGAAGTTATAAAAATTGCTTGCGATGAGTTTGAAAAAAGCGTAAAAAATTATCCCAAAGAAAAATCACTTCTTGAAAAAATCAAGGAAGATATAAAGAAAGTTTTTCAAGATATTACAGATAAAAAATTTGTAATTTTTATTGATGAGCTTGATCGTTGTCGCCCCTTGTATGCAATCGAGCTTTTGGAGAGAGTGAAACACCTTTTTGGCACAAGCGGCGTGGTGTTTGTCCTCTCTATTGACAAAGAACAGCTTGGGGAATCGATCAAATCTCAATATGGCAACATTGATACAAATCAATATCTCAAGCGATTTTTTGATTTGGAATATCATCTAAGCATAGATCACCAAAGTAAATATCAGCAATTTCTTTACGAAAGCATAAAAAGGGACATTCCCTACAACTTGCGTACAGATGAAATAAACTTGGCTCTAATTGAAATTATAAGCAACTACAAAAATCTCACTTTGCGTGAATTGAAACAATTTTTTGATCAAATCAGGATTGTGATCCCACTAAATAGGGATATATATAATGGAGCTTTTGCAATGCAAGTTCTTATCGTTCTTGTTTTAACTGAAGTTGAAAAACTAAACAAGAGTGAGTATGAGAAAATTTCGTATGACTTAACAAATAAATATAGAGAGTATTCTCAAAATAAAAACTCAAAAATACTTGAAATTTTGGATAAACAATTTGATTTAATTTTTAGACAAGTTGATCTAGTAAGAAATAATTCTAATAATTACTTAGAAAATGAAGAAGGTTATTTTGAAGTTGTTTCTAAAATTTATCAGGGAGTGCGATTTTTGGAAAATTTTGCAAAATAA
- a CDS encoding DedA family protein: MQETIGNLETYGYIFLFFYSFGGGLVGIVAAGVLSALGKMDLVLSLLIASCGNIVGSALLVYLGRNQKQDLKKYLQKHRRKIALVNLWFRHYGIALIFINKYIYGFKTLLPLVVGISKYPFMKFFIWNSIACFVWSALMGIGGYFASNLAMKLFERFKEYPYAMPLGFVFLLGVLWCVMKWKEKRVSKRN, from the coding sequence ATGCAAGAAACAATAGGGAATCTTGAGACTTATGGCTATATTTTTTTGTTTTTTTATTCTTTTGGAGGAGGACTTGTAGGAATTGTAGCGGCCGGAGTTTTATCTGCTTTGGGAAAAATGGATTTGGTTTTGAGTTTATTGATCGCTTCTTGTGGCAATATTGTTGGCAGTGCATTGTTGGTTTATTTGGGAAGAAATCAAAAACAAGATCTCAAAAAATATCTTCAAAAACATAGGCGAAAAATTGCGCTTGTCAATCTTTGGTTTAGGCATTATGGGATTGCACTTATTTTTATCAATAAATACATTTATGGTTTTAAAACTCTTCTTCCTTTAGTGGTTGGGATCAGTAAATATCCTTTTATGAAATTTTTTATATGGAATAGTATTGCTTGTTTTGTATGGAGTGCTTTGATGGGAATTGGAGGGTATTTTGCATCTAATTTGGCAATGAAATTGTTTGAGAGATTTAAGGAATATCCTTATGCGATGCCTTTAGGATTTGTTTTCTTGCTCGGAGTTCTTTGGTGTGTAATGAAATGGAAAGAAAAGAGGGTTTCTAAAAGGAATTAG
- the mqnE gene encoding aminofutalosine synthase MqnE produces MDILDRLEQGEELHPSQLAKLYEYDLLTLGEIADQKRKQLYGSKVFFNINRHINPSNICADVCKFCAFSASRKNPNPYEMNLDEILQIAQNAHNKGAKEVHIVSSHSPNYTYEWYMGMFQEIKKSFPDLHIKAMTAAEVDYFSRRFGKSYEEVLEDMAKNGVDSMPGGGAEIFNEEIRKIICQGKVKSNDWLKIHSIWHKMGRYSNATMLFGHIEQREHRIDHMLRLKQTQTTNKEGGFNAFIPLLYQKENNYLNVKQFPSAQEILKTIAIARILLDNIPHIKAYWATLGLNLALVAQEFGADDIDGTIEVESIQSRAGAKSASGIELEELIFKIKDAGFRAIERDSLYHEIKEY; encoded by the coding sequence ATGGATATTCTAGATCGCTTAGAGCAAGGAGAAGAACTTCATCCAAGCCAGCTTGCCAAACTTTATGAATATGATCTGCTCACTCTTGGAGAGATAGCAGATCAAAAACGCAAACAACTTTATGGAAGTAAAGTATTTTTCAATATCAATCGCCATATCAATCCAAGCAATATCTGTGCAGATGTATGTAAATTTTGTGCCTTTTCAGCAAGTCGCAAGAATCCAAACCCTTATGAAATGAATCTAGATGAGATTCTTCAAATTGCCCAAAATGCTCACAATAAAGGAGCAAAAGAAGTCCATATCGTGAGCTCTCATAGTCCAAATTACACCTATGAGTGGTATATGGGAATGTTTCAAGAAATAAAAAAATCTTTTCCGGATCTTCATATCAAGGCAATGACAGCTGCAGAAGTAGATTATTTTTCACGGCGATTTGGCAAAAGCTATGAAGAAGTCTTAGAAGATATGGCAAAAAATGGCGTAGATTCTATGCCTGGGGGAGGAGCTGAGATTTTCAATGAAGAAATAAGAAAAATCATCTGTCAAGGGAAAGTTAAATCTAACGATTGGCTTAAGATTCACTCTATTTGGCACAAAATGGGAAGATATAGCAATGCCACGATGCTCTTTGGACACATTGAGCAAAGAGAACACAGAATCGATCATATGCTACGCCTCAAACAAACACAAACAACAAATAAAGAAGGAGGGTTTAATGCCTTTATCCCCCTTTTATATCAAAAAGAGAACAACTATCTCAATGTAAAACAATTCCCAAGTGCCCAAGAGATTCTAAAAACTATTGCAATCGCTAGAATTTTATTAGATAATATCCCACACATAAAAGCCTACTGGGCAACGCTAGGACTAAATCTTGCTCTTGTGGCTCAAGAATTTGGTGCAGATGATATCGATGGAACAATTGAAGTTGAAAGTATTCAATCTAGAGCTGGTGCCAAAAGCGCTTCAGGAATTGAGCTAGAAGAGCTTATTTTCAAAATCAAAGATGCTGGCTTTAGAGCGATTGAAAGAGACAGTCTGTATCATGAAATCAAAGAATATTAA